The genomic DNA CTTCAGCGGAAACGTGAACCAGCAGCTGAGCGCTGCCACGGCAAGGGCGATGAAGACGCGTGTCGAGAGATTTCTCGGCATGGGGGTCAGCGCTTCTCCGCGAGCGCCGGCTCAGTCGCCTGAGCCTTGGGTTTCACGAGCCGGATGATGGCCGAAGGCTCCACATCGATCCGCACGTTGTCATCGATCCGCAGCGTCACCGCATCCGGTTTGGTATTGACGACGGTGCCGAAGACGCCGCCCGTCGTCACCACGTAATCGTTCTTCTTCAAATGCTTGATCATGGCCTCATGCTCCTTCCGCGCCTTGCGCTGCGGCAGGAACACGATGACGTAGAAGATCAGGAACATCATGCCGAACATCGGCAACATCATCAGCGGGTTGGGTGCGGCGGCGGCTTGCTCAGGCATTACGTCGATCCTCCTATGATGTCCATGGGC from Candidatus Omnitrophota bacterium includes the following:
- the yajC gene encoding preprotein translocase subunit YajC, translating into MPEQAAAAPNPLMMLPMFGMMFLIFYVIVFLPQRKARKEHEAMIKHLKKNDYVVTTGGVFGTVVNTKPDAVTLRIDDNVRIDVEPSAIIRLVKPKAQATEPALAEKR